A single genomic interval of Stenotrophomonas sp. ZAC14D1_NAIMI4_1 harbors:
- a CDS encoding short chain dehydrogenase, with protein sequence MKILLVGASGTLGQAVARHLGQHHEILAAGRRSGALRVDLADDASVSALFAQTGPVDAVISTTGNVHFGPLQTMTAAQFNSGLQDKLLGQVRLALAAQHHLNPSGSITLTTGIISAQPIRDGVNATAVNQALEGFVRAAALELLPRGLRINAVSPNVLAESLDSYGPYFPGFEAVPAQRAALAFQRAVEGIQSGETLTVW encoded by the coding sequence ATGAAGATCCTGCTTGTCGGTGCCAGCGGCACCCTCGGCCAGGCGGTCGCCCGCCACCTTGGCCAGCACCACGAGATCCTCGCTGCCGGCCGCCGCAGCGGTGCGCTGCGCGTGGACCTGGCCGACGATGCCAGCGTCTCGGCGCTGTTCGCGCAGACCGGCCCGGTCGATGCGGTGATCTCCACCACCGGCAACGTGCATTTCGGCCCGCTGCAGACGATGACCGCCGCGCAGTTCAACAGTGGCCTGCAGGACAAGCTGCTCGGCCAGGTGCGGCTGGCGCTGGCGGCGCAGCATCACCTCAACCCGAGTGGCTCGATCACCCTCACCACCGGCATCATCAGCGCGCAGCCGATCCGCGACGGCGTCAATGCCACGGCGGTCAACCAGGCGCTGGAAGGTTTCGTGCGTGCTGCGGCGCTGGAACTGCTGCCGCGCGGCCTGCGCATCAACGCGGTCAGCCCGAACGTGCTGGCCGAATCGCTGGATTCCTACGGCCCTTATTTCCCCGGCTTTGAAGCGGTACCCGCGCAGCGCGCGGCACTTGCCTTCCAGCGCGCGGTGGAAGGTATCCAGAGCGGCGAAACCCTCACCGTCTGGTAG
- a CDS encoding LysR family transcriptional regulator yields MDTLRCMQAFVAVAEHGSFAAAAVQLQVSAVMVGKYIQQLEAHLGTALLQRNTRHQRLTEAGAAYLAGCRQVLEQVQQAEADVAGLQRQPQGLLRISAPTTWGSCVLAPLLSGLLRAQPLLNIELDLSNRRVDLIEDGFDAAIRVGPLPSQELVARPLPPYAMSLCASPAYLRRRGTPRTPADLAGHDCLSHLAWRGGHGWQLANGEQVDWEARLSSNDGYALREAAVAGAGLILQPTALLAADIAAGRLKPLLRDYVPAPRPMHLIYLPDRRPRPRLQCFIDFVMATLAR; encoded by the coding sequence ATGGATACTTTGCGCTGCATGCAGGCCTTCGTGGCCGTGGCCGAGCACGGCAGCTTCGCGGCCGCCGCCGTGCAGTTGCAGGTGTCGGCGGTGATGGTCGGCAAGTACATCCAGCAGCTGGAGGCACACCTGGGCACCGCGCTGCTGCAGCGGAACACCCGCCACCAGCGCCTGACCGAAGCGGGCGCGGCTTACCTGGCCGGCTGCCGCCAGGTACTGGAGCAGGTGCAGCAGGCCGAGGCTGACGTCGCCGGGCTGCAACGGCAGCCGCAGGGCCTGCTGCGCATCAGCGCGCCCACCACCTGGGGCAGCTGCGTACTGGCGCCGTTGCTGTCGGGGCTGTTGCGCGCGCAGCCGCTGCTCAACATCGAGCTGGACCTGAGCAACCGCCGCGTGGACCTGATCGAGGATGGCTTCGATGCGGCGATCCGGGTCGGACCGCTGCCGTCGCAGGAACTGGTGGCGCGCCCGCTGCCGCCGTATGCGATGAGCCTGTGCGCATCACCGGCCTACCTGCGCCGGCGCGGTACGCCGCGCACGCCGGCCGACCTGGCCGGACATGACTGCCTTAGCCACCTGGCGTGGCGTGGCGGCCATGGCTGGCAGCTGGCCAATGGCGAACAGGTGGACTGGGAGGCGCGGCTGTCCAGCAACGATGGCTATGCGCTGCGCGAAGCGGCGGTGGCCGGGGCCGGCCTGATCCTGCAGCCGACTGCGCTGCTGGCCGCAGACATCGCAGCCGGGCGCCTGAAGCCGCTGTTGCGCGACTACGTGCCGGCACCGCGGCCGATGCACCTGATCTACCTGCCGGACCGGCGCCCGCGCCCGCGGCTGCAGTGTTTCATCGATTTCGTCATGGCCACATTGGCGCGTTGA